Proteins found in one Oncorhynchus mykiss isolate Arlee chromosome 17, USDA_OmykA_1.1, whole genome shotgun sequence genomic segment:
- the LOC110494396 gene encoding cell division control protein 42 homolog isoform X1: protein MQTIKCVVVGDGAVGKTCLLISYTTNKFPSEYVPTVFDNYAVTVMIGGEPYTLGLFDTAGQEDYDRLRPLSYPQTDVFLVCFSVVSPSSFENVKEKWVPEITHHCPKTPFLLVGTQIDLRDDPSTIEKLAKNKQKPITLETAEKLAKDLKAVKYVECSALTQKGLKNVFDEAILAALEPPEPKKKRKCVLL, encoded by the exons ATGCAAACGATCAagtgtgttgtggtgggtgaCGGAGCTGTGGGTAAAACCTGTCTGCTCATCTCCTACACCACAAACAAGTTCCCCTCTGAATATGTACCCACG GTGTTTGACAACTATGCTGTAACTGTAATGATAGGAGGGGAGCCCTACACCCTGGGCTTGTTTGACACTGCAG gtcAGGAGGACTACGACAGGTTACGACCTCTGAGTTATCCTCAGACAGATGTCTTCCTCGTCTGTTTCTCCGTCGTTTCCCCCTCCTCCTTCGAAAATGTCAAAGAAAAG TGGGTTCCAGAGATCACCCACCACTGTCCAAAGACCCCGTTCCTGTTGGTGGGGACTCAGATAGATCTGCGAGACGACCCGTCCACCATAGAGAAGCTGGCCAAGAACAAACAGAAGCCCATCACTCTTGAGACGGCAGAGAAACTGGCCAAAGACCTCAAGGCAGTCAAATATGTTGAGTGCTCAGCCCTCACGCAG AAAGGCCTAAAGAATGTGTTTGATGAGGCGATACTGGCTGCGCTGGAGCCTCCCGAGCCCAAGAAGAAACGCAAATGTGTGCTGCTATGA
- the LOC110494396 gene encoding cell division control protein 42 homolog isoform X2: MQTIKCVVVGDGAVGKTCLLISYTTNKFPSEYVPTVFDNYAVTVMIGGEPYTLGLFDTAGQEDYDRLRPLSYPQTDVFLVCFSVVSPSSFENVKEKWVPEITHHCPKTPFLLVGTQIDLRDDPSTIEKLAKNKQKPITLETAEKLAKDLKAVKYVECSALTQRGLKNVFDEAILAALEPPETQRKRKCCIF, encoded by the exons ATGCAAACGATCAagtgtgttgtggtgggtgaCGGAGCTGTGGGTAAAACCTGTCTGCTCATCTCCTACACCACAAACAAGTTCCCCTCTGAATATGTACCCACG GTGTTTGACAACTATGCTGTAACTGTAATGATAGGAGGGGAGCCCTACACCCTGGGCTTGTTTGACACTGCAG gtcAGGAGGACTACGACAGGTTACGACCTCTGAGTTATCCTCAGACAGATGTCTTCCTCGTCTGTTTCTCCGTCGTTTCCCCCTCCTCCTTCGAAAATGTCAAAGAAAAG TGGGTTCCAGAGATCACCCACCACTGTCCAAAGACCCCGTTCCTGTTGGTGGGGACTCAGATAGATCTGCGAGACGACCCGTCCACCATAGAGAAGCTGGCCAAGAACAAACAGAAGCCCATCACTCTTGAGACGGCAGAGAAACTGGCCAAAGACCTCAAGGCAGTCAAATATGTTGAGTGCTCAGCCCTCACGCAG CGAGGGCTGAAGAATGTATTTGATGAAGCTATCCTAGCCGCCCTAGAGCCACCAGAGACGCAAAGAAAGAGGAAgtgctgtatattctaa